The Poecile atricapillus isolate bPoeAtr1 chromosome 37, bPoeAtr1.hap1, whole genome shotgun sequence genome window below encodes:
- the CAPN1 gene encoding calpain-1 catalytic subunit: MAEPPVVPVFCTGVSAQVRRQRAKELGLGRHDNAVRYLGQDFGQLAEECRRSGTLFRDPAFPPAASSLGFRELGPGSSKTRGVQWKRPTELCPRPQFIVDGATRTDICQGALGDCWLLAAIASLTLNETLLHRVVPHGQSFQQGYAGIFHFQIWQFGEWLDVVVDDFLPTKDGKLLFVHSAEGSEFWSALLEKAYAKVNGCYEALSGGSTSEGFEDFTGGVTEWFDLRRPPADLYQIILKALERGSLLGCSIDITSAFDMEAVTFKKLVKGHAYSVTGAQQVRYRGQALELIRMRNPWGEVEWTGAWSDGSAEWHAVEPALRQQLMVKMEDGEFWMSFRDFLREFTRLEICNLTPDALQSRKFRKWNTRLYDGTWRRGSTAGGCRNYPATFWINPQFKIQLEEVDDERDEDGGREPGCSFLLALMQKHRRRERRHGKDMETIGFAVYEVPPEYVGRSAVHLKREFFLANASRARSEQFINLREVSTRFRLPPGEYIVVPSTFEPNREGDFVLRVFSEKRAGTEEMDDKIQATLPDEKVLQESEIDENFKQLFRQLAGPDLEISVTELQTILNRIMGKHKDLRTKGFSTESCRSMVNLMDKDGNGKLGLVEFNVLWNRIRNYLSIFRKFDLDKSGSISAYELRLALEAAGYRLNKRLHELLITRYAEPDLALDFDNFVCCLVRLETMFRFFQAMDVDQDGVVTFDLLQWLQLTMFA, encoded by the exons ATGGCGGAGCCGCCGGTGGTGCCGGTGTTCTGCACCGGCGTCTCGGCGCAGGTGCGGCGGCAGCGAGccaaggagctggggctgggccgGCACGACAACGCCGTGCGTTACCTGGGCCAGGATTTCGGGCAGCTGGCCGAGGAGTGCCGGCGCTCCGGGACCCTGTTCCGGGACCCCGCCTTCCCCCCGGCCGCCTCCTCCCTCGGCTTCCGCGAGCTGGGCCCCGGCTCCTCCAAAACCCGCGGCGTGCAGTGGAAGAGACCCACG GAGCTGTGCCCGCGGCCGCAGTTCATCGTGGACGGAGCCACGCGCACCGACATCTGCCAGGGAGCGCTGG GTGACTGCTGGCTGCTGGCGGCCATCGCGTCGCTGACGCTCAACGAGACCCTCCTGCACCGCGTGGTGCCGCACGGGCAGAGCTTCCAGCAGGGCTACGCCGGCATCTTCCACTTCCAG ATCTGGCAGTTTGGCGAGTGGCTGGACGTGGTGGTGGACGATTTCCTGCCCACCAAGGACGGGAAGCTGCTCTTCGTGCACTCTGCCGAGGGCTCCGAGTTCTGGAGCGCGCTGCTGGAGAAAGCCTACGCCAA GGTGAACGGCTGCTACGAGGCGCTGTCGGGCGGCAGCACCTCCGAGGGCTTCGAGGACTTCACGGGCGGCGTCACCGAGTGGTTCGACCTCCGCCGGCCCCCGGCCGACCTCTACCAGATCATCCTCAAGGCTCTGGAGCGCGGCTCCCTGCTGGGCTGCTCCATCGAC ATAACCAGCGCCTTCGACATGGAGGCGGTGACCTTCAAGAAGCTGGTGAAGGGCCACGCTTACTCGGTGACCGGCGCCCAGCAG GTCCGGTACCGCGGGCAGGCCCTGGAGCTGATCCGGATGCGCAATCCCTGGGGAGAGGTGGAGTGGACGGGCGCCTGGAGCGACGG cTCGGCCGAGTGGCACGCGGTGGAGCCGGCGCTGCGCCAGCAGCTCATGGTCAAGATGGAGGATGGGGAATTCTG GATGTCCTTCCGGGATTTCCTGCGGGAATTCACCCGCCTGGAGATCTGCAACCTCACCCCGGACGCGCTGCAGTCCCGCAAGTTCCGCAAGTGGAACACGCGGCTCTACGACGGCACGTGGCGGCGCGGCAGCACCGCCGGCGGCTGCCGCAACTACCCCG CCACGTTCTGGATCAACCCCCAGTTCAAGATCCAGCTGGAGGAGGTGGACGATGAGCGGGACGAGGACGGCGGGCGCGAGCCCGGCTGCAGCTTCCTGCTGGCGCTGATGCAGAAGCACCGGCGCCGCGAGCGCCGCCACGGCAAGGACATGGAGACCATCGGGTTCGCCGTCTACGAG GTCCCTCCCGAG TACGTGGGGAGGTCGGCCGTGCACCTCAAGCGCGAGTTCTTCCTGGCCAACGCGTCGCGCGCGCGCTCCGAGCAGTTCATCAACCTGCGCGAGGTCAGCACGCGCTTCCGCCTGCCGCCCGGCGAGTACATCGTGGTGCCCTCCACCTTCGAGCCCAACCGCGAGGGCGACTTCGTGCTGCGCGTCTTCTCCGAGAAGAGAGCCGGCACCGA GGAGATGGACGACAAGATCCAGGCCACGCTGCCGGACGAG AAAGTGCTGCAGGAGAGCGAAATCGATGAGAACTTCAAGCAGCTCTTCAGGCAGCTAGCGGGGCCG gacctGGAGATCAGCGTCACCGAGCTCCAGACCATCCTCAACCGCATCATGGGCAAAC ACAAAGACCTGCGGACCAAGGGCTTCAGCACCGAGTCCTGCCGGAGCATGGTCAACCTGATGGAC AAAGACGGGAACGGGAAACTGGGGCTGGTGGAGTTCAACGTCCTCTGGAACCGCATCCGCAACTACCTG AGCATCTTCCGCAAGTTCGACCTGGACAAGTCGGGCTCCATCAGCGCCTACGAGCTGCGCCTGGCGCTGGAGGCCGCAG ggTACCGGCTGAACAAGCGGCTGCACGAGCTGCTCATCACCCGCTACGCCGAGCCCGACCTGGCCCTGGACTTTGACAACTTCGTCTGCTGCCTCGTGCGCCTCGAGACCATGTTCC GGTTTTTCCAAGCCATGGACGTGGACCAGGACGGCGTCGTCACCTTCGACCTGCTGCAG TGGCTCCAGCTCACCATGTTCGCCTGA